A single Corynebacterium resistens DSM 45100 DNA region contains:
- a CDS encoding GH32 C-terminal domain-containing protein — MENSLRLTRPELHITAETGVLEAPAGAIFTDGAIHVFHQFRPSPTSGSKWAHQVASSVAYDWDVCDDVLAPEGDEIDILAGSAVGTDEGVELFFVSTTPDEDASESKAKLLGSEISHGDKGSRRFRIQRAAINDINAMIEVSDDPSTIDPHVRRLGPITIDDSAFPVRDLVTPCVIPHERFGGWVMLALALEGETDARIVVLSSTDRQNWKVEGPLKLEGDAQIPAGRPFAPRIARMDDVVTGEHKDVVVVTFPDETKPAREAAGYFVGTLEGNTLHAATDFQALDHGHDFTRPRIIQNGSTIMFGLVGTHPQVEGVGSWANCLSAPRHLTLADGKIYQDIVGAPAAVRGFSDYGIIYTAQLDASEGKVVADLLNQDGETVLTVTYTADEVSVSRSEGPTATAPLDDADSDTLAIFIDGPVCEVFADGGSVTLTSTILSEQPASSIDVRALDGAKIIAGMRTKGKEIQRRNAGLTSPEEQELFMREALLADHELSNTEENGT; from the coding sequence ATGGAAAACTCCCTCCGCTTGACCCGCCCGGAGTTGCACATCACCGCCGAAACCGGTGTGCTCGAAGCTCCAGCTGGCGCCATCTTCACTGATGGCGCTATTCATGTGTTTCATCAGTTCCGCCCCTCCCCGACATCGGGTTCGAAGTGGGCCCACCAGGTCGCTTCCTCCGTGGCTTATGACTGGGATGTCTGCGATGATGTTCTAGCTCCCGAGGGCGATGAAATCGATATCCTAGCCGGTTCGGCGGTGGGTACTGACGAGGGCGTCGAGCTATTCTTCGTAAGCACCACACCGGACGAGGATGCATCCGAGTCCAAAGCCAAGCTCCTGGGGTCTGAGATTTCCCACGGCGACAAAGGCTCTCGCCGTTTTCGAATTCAACGGGCTGCAATCAATGACATCAATGCGATGATCGAGGTTTCCGATGATCCTTCGACAATCGATCCGCATGTGCGCCGCCTTGGCCCCATCACTATCGATGACTCCGCATTTCCAGTTCGTGATTTGGTGACACCATGTGTGATCCCACATGAGCGCTTCGGTGGCTGGGTGATGCTGGCTTTGGCGTTGGAAGGTGAAACCGATGCTCGGATTGTCGTCCTGAGCTCCACGGATCGCCAGAATTGGAAGGTGGAGGGGCCATTGAAACTGGAGGGCGACGCCCAGATTCCGGCTGGACGCCCATTTGCGCCCCGCATCGCACGCATGGACGACGTGGTGACAGGGGAACACAAAGACGTTGTAGTTGTAACGTTCCCCGACGAGACGAAACCCGCCCGCGAAGCTGCAGGTTATTTCGTGGGAACACTAGAGGGCAACACACTGCATGCCGCGACCGACTTCCAGGCTCTAGACCACGGCCACGATTTCACCCGCCCGCGCATTATCCAAAACGGTTCCACAATCATGTTCGGGTTGGTCGGCACCCACCCACAGGTTGAAGGCGTTGGGTCGTGGGCAAACTGCCTCTCCGCACCGCGGCACCTAACTTTGGCAGATGGGAAGATTTACCAAGACATCGTCGGTGCACCAGCAGCGGTACGCGGTTTTTCTGATTACGGCATCATCTACACCGCGCAACTCGATGCCTCTGAAGGAAAGGTCGTTGCCGACCTCCTCAATCAGGATGGCGAGACCGTTTTGACTGTTACTTACACCGCCGACGAAGTGAGTGTAAGCCGGTCAGAGGGTCCCACGGCAACTGCCCCACTAGACGATGCGGACAGTGATACCTTGGCCATCTTCATCGATGGACCCGTATGCGAAGTCTTCGCAGATGGTGGATCCGTCACGCTCACAAGCACTATCCTTTCGGAACAGCCTGCAAGTTCCATCGATGTCAGAGCACTCGATGGCGCGAAGATCATCGCTGGGATGCGTACGAAGGGAAAGGAGATCCAGCGTCGCAACGCAGGCCTCACTTCCCCTGAGGAGCAAGAACTATTCATGCGCGAAGCCTTGCTGGCTGATCATGAACTTTCAAACACGGAGGAGAACGGCACGTAG
- the dapD gene encoding 2,3,4,5-tetrahydropyridine-2,6-dicarboxylate N-succinyltransferase gives MTAAFGNGFATLTADGTVLDAWFPEFDLIGSDSTADLTGGTVTRGDEELDVSAQALVGSDDVRGVARVAIRTTIADLNEAPADAYDAYLRLHLISGRKLKPHGCNLDGVFGKLTNVVWTNHGPCAVENFNLTRQRLQAQRGPVTVYSIDKFPRMVDYVVPTGVRIGDADRVRLGAHLAEGTTVMHEGFVNFNAGTLGSSMVEGRISGGVVVGNGSDIGGGASIMGTLSGGGKEVISIGEGCLLGANSGVGISLGDNCTVEAGLYLTFGTKITVVGDVARALGKSEGEVVKAADISGASGILFRRNSVTGTVEAVAGSGAVELNADLHAN, from the coding sequence ATGACTGCAGCTTTTGGTAATGGATTTGCAACACTCACTGCCGATGGAACTGTGCTGGATGCATGGTTTCCAGAATTCGATCTGATCGGCTCAGATTCCACGGCCGACCTGACGGGGGGAACCGTCACCCGGGGGGATGAGGAACTCGACGTTTCCGCGCAAGCGCTCGTCGGTTCTGATGATGTGCGCGGGGTCGCTCGCGTAGCCATCCGCACCACAATCGCGGACCTCAACGAGGCACCGGCTGATGCATACGATGCCTATCTGCGTTTGCACCTCATCTCGGGTCGCAAACTCAAGCCACACGGGTGCAACCTCGACGGAGTATTCGGCAAGCTCACCAACGTCGTTTGGACCAACCACGGCCCGTGCGCTGTAGAGAACTTCAACTTGACCCGTCAACGCCTGCAGGCCCAGCGAGGCCCGGTGACCGTGTACAGCATCGACAAATTCCCGCGCATGGTGGATTACGTAGTACCAACTGGAGTGCGCATTGGCGATGCTGACCGCGTGCGTCTCGGTGCTCACTTGGCCGAAGGCACCACCGTCATGCACGAAGGCTTCGTGAACTTCAACGCTGGAACGCTGGGTTCCTCCATGGTCGAAGGCCGCATTTCTGGCGGTGTGGTAGTAGGCAACGGCTCCGATATCGGCGGTGGCGCTTCCATCATGGGCACCCTCTCCGGCGGTGGTAAGGAAGTTATCTCCATCGGCGAAGGCTGCCTGCTGGGCGCTAATTCTGGAGTGGGCATCTCCCTCGGTGATAACTGCACCGTGGAGGCAGGGTTGTACCTCACCTTTGGTACCAAGATCACCGTTGTTGGCGATGTCGCTCGTGCTTTAGGTAAGTCCGAAGGCGAAGTAGTCAAGGCGGCAGACATTTCCGGTGCTTCCGGCATTCTCTTCCGCCGCAATAGCGTCACCGGTACCGTCGAGGCTGTCGCCGGCAGCGGCGCTGTGGAACTCAACGCTGACCTGCACGCCAACTAG
- a CDS encoding amino acid permease translates to MSSATETDSAQLGHGLKTRHLTMMGLGSAIGAGLFLGSGVGVRAAGPAILLSYVVAGILVIFVMRMLGELAAARPASGTFATYARQAFGHWAGFSLGWLYWFMLIMVMGAEITGAGAIMGAWFGVAGWIPALIAVVVFTVVNLAAVRGFGEFEYWFAFIKVAVIVVFIVIGFALLFGLFPNYDSPGLRNFSDFAPNGIAGMAAGLLAVAFAFGGIEIVTIAAAESENPSQSIASAVRAVILRISLFYLGSVFLIAALLPFKTLGEAESAAESPFTRVLELAGIPGVAQAMEVVIVLALLSAFNAQIYATSRLVFSFSKTGYAPSFFGHVNPSRVPIRAVISSLLFAFVSVALQVWGPKDLIGILFNAVGGSLLVIWFMIALSQIKLRPQLEAEGSLQVRMWGYPVLSWITVAMIIGLTVLMLFDEQARLQVLTVAIVFAVLSALGVIVGKKAGDDHTRDALV, encoded by the coding sequence ATGAGTTCAGCAACAGAAACCGATAGCGCGCAACTAGGCCATGGTCTAAAAACGCGCCACCTAACCATGATGGGACTCGGCTCCGCGATCGGTGCCGGATTGTTCCTCGGTTCCGGTGTGGGCGTCCGCGCCGCCGGGCCAGCCATCCTCTTGTCATATGTTGTCGCCGGAATCCTCGTCATTTTCGTGATGCGCATGCTCGGTGAATTGGCAGCAGCTCGCCCTGCATCCGGCACTTTTGCCACATATGCACGCCAAGCGTTCGGCCACTGGGCTGGCTTTTCGTTGGGATGGCTGTATTGGTTCATGCTGATCATGGTCATGGGTGCGGAAATCACTGGTGCGGGCGCCATCATGGGCGCATGGTTCGGTGTAGCAGGTTGGATCCCTGCGCTCATCGCTGTGGTGGTGTTCACGGTCGTGAATCTCGCGGCTGTCCGCGGTTTCGGTGAGTTCGAATACTGGTTCGCATTCATCAAGGTAGCCGTCATCGTGGTATTCATCGTGATCGGCTTCGCCCTGCTGTTCGGTCTATTCCCCAACTACGATTCGCCTGGCTTGCGCAACTTCAGCGATTTCGCACCCAATGGTATCGCTGGCATGGCCGCTGGCTTATTGGCCGTTGCTTTCGCTTTCGGCGGCATTGAGATCGTAACGATCGCAGCTGCAGAATCAGAAAACCCCAGCCAGTCAATCGCTTCCGCTGTGCGAGCCGTCATTCTTCGAATCTCTCTGTTCTACCTCGGCTCTGTTTTCCTCATCGCCGCATTGCTGCCATTTAAAACTCTGGGCGAGGCCGAATCAGCCGCCGAATCCCCCTTCACGCGAGTGCTTGAGCTAGCTGGCATCCCCGGTGTCGCACAAGCCATGGAAGTTGTCATTGTTCTGGCGCTGCTCAGTGCATTCAATGCACAGATCTACGCCACCTCCCGCCTAGTCTTCAGTTTCTCCAAAACTGGCTACGCCCCAAGCTTCTTTGGTCACGTCAATCCTTCGCGCGTGCCCATTCGGGCGGTCATTAGCTCCCTTCTATTCGCATTCGTATCAGTGGCGCTGCAGGTGTGGGGACCGAAAGATCTCATCGGCATACTGTTCAACGCGGTCGGTGGTTCGCTTCTGGTGATCTGGTTCATGATTGCGCTTTCTCAGATCAAGTTGCGCCCGCAGTTGGAAGCCGAGGGCTCACTGCAAGTTCGGATGTGGGGCTATCCCGTGCTGTCTTGGATCACTGTTGCCATGATCATCGGGCTCACCGTGCTCATGCTCTTCGATGAGCAAGCACGTCTCCAAGTTCTCACGGTTGCCATTGTTTTCGCAGTTCTTTCTGCCCTAGGCGTCATCGTAGGAAAGAAAGCAGGCGACGACCACACCAGAGACGCCCTGGTTTAG
- a CDS encoding leucyl aminopeptidase family protein: MTTAPIPSIPQKVAEVTAGERLESSEIIEVAIVSSDAASSHGLTIQADGSFVYGLSESQPALLDLSHSKDFHDDGWRKAGAEIVRRLDTLIQGHPVRAKKHLVQVSVPEDASADNLRSLAIGLTVGNHTFVTTNKRRKPRVRRVHVVLPGSGKSATAGHLENAVTTGARLGAATCLARDLANAPSNVKSPEWFARQAKKAVNSIEGVKVRIRDEEWLQHKGFGGILAVGEGSSRPPRLVELVWDPERVGQKRRRKTVVLVGKGVTFDTGGISIKPSANMDSMRTDMTGGASVLAAFQALAEMQVPRKIVALIPMAENMPSATAFRPGDVVEHYGGLTSEIVNTDAEGRLLLADAVSYGARKHKPAAVVSIATLTGAAKIALGLRTGAVFAPDWGVGVKLARRGATVGERWWPMPLPDYHEDDVDSKVADLRQCPPGPGATTAAMFVRRFTRGVAHVHLDIAGPGRAESTYDEVSPLGTGFGARTLIQWLSR; the protein is encoded by the coding sequence GTGACCACCGCCCCGATCCCCTCGATTCCGCAGAAGGTTGCCGAAGTCACCGCTGGCGAGCGTCTAGAATCTAGCGAGATTATCGAGGTCGCGATTGTTTCCTCCGACGCCGCGAGCTCCCACGGTTTGACAATCCAGGCGGACGGTTCGTTCGTCTATGGCTTGAGCGAATCGCAACCAGCATTGCTGGACCTTTCGCATTCAAAAGACTTCCACGATGACGGTTGGCGGAAAGCTGGCGCCGAAATCGTGCGGCGTTTGGATACCTTGATTCAAGGGCATCCTGTTCGAGCCAAGAAACACCTCGTTCAGGTCTCAGTTCCAGAGGACGCGAGTGCCGACAATCTCCGCTCCTTGGCTATTGGTCTGACTGTGGGGAACCATACGTTCGTCACCACCAACAAGCGCCGTAAGCCCCGCGTTCGTCGAGTGCACGTTGTATTGCCTGGAAGCGGTAAATCGGCAACGGCGGGGCACTTAGAAAACGCGGTGACTACTGGTGCCCGGCTTGGGGCAGCAACCTGTCTTGCACGCGATTTGGCCAACGCACCGTCCAATGTGAAATCCCCCGAGTGGTTCGCGCGTCAGGCTAAAAAAGCTGTCAACAGTATCGAGGGGGTCAAGGTACGAATCCGCGACGAAGAATGGCTGCAGCACAAGGGCTTCGGTGGCATCTTGGCGGTTGGCGAAGGATCGTCACGTCCACCTCGTTTGGTTGAACTCGTGTGGGACCCAGAGCGGGTGGGGCAGAAGCGTCGTCGTAAGACAGTTGTCCTGGTAGGCAAGGGAGTGACTTTCGATACCGGTGGTATCTCAATCAAGCCCAGCGCCAACATGGATTCCATGCGTACCGATATGACTGGCGGAGCAAGCGTACTGGCGGCGTTTCAAGCGCTCGCGGAGATGCAGGTGCCCCGTAAGATTGTGGCGCTGATTCCTATGGCAGAGAATATGCCAAGTGCGACTGCGTTCCGCCCCGGCGATGTGGTTGAACACTACGGCGGTCTGACTAGTGAGATCGTCAATACAGACGCAGAAGGTCGGTTGCTTCTGGCCGATGCTGTGAGCTACGGCGCTCGCAAGCACAAGCCTGCGGCGGTTGTTTCTATTGCAACGTTGACGGGAGCGGCCAAGATCGCACTGGGCTTGCGCACCGGTGCAGTCTTCGCCCCAGATTGGGGTGTGGGTGTGAAGCTCGCCCGCCGTGGCGCCACGGTTGGGGAGCGTTGGTGGCCGATGCCTTTGCCTGATTACCACGAAGATGACGTCGATTCGAAGGTTGCCGATCTTCGCCAGTGCCCTCCTGGCCCTGGTGCTACGACTGCTGCGATGTTCGTTCGGCGATTCACACGCGGTGTGGCCCATGTGCACTTGGATATCGCTGGTCCAGGGCGGGCCGAATCGACCTATGACGAGGTCTCACCTCTCGGAACAGGTTTTGGTGCCCGTACCCTTATTCAGTGGCTGAGCCGCTAG
- a CDS encoding DivIVA domain-containing protein, which produces MFWLLSFAGGVLVAALMTFLLGNVFGRGEDLPDVKQGEAAQQHWRNLTEAPVTAASVPEVQFSLSLRGYRQDEVDAYLENVRARLEELERAAGIETMPHQASANAAAPVAKEVHRPHVENGDDRTVVDAASVDAPLKEEN; this is translated from the coding sequence ATGTTCTGGTTGTTGTCCTTTGCCGGTGGAGTGCTGGTGGCCGCGTTGATGACATTCCTTTTGGGCAATGTCTTTGGGCGCGGAGAAGATTTGCCCGACGTAAAACAAGGGGAAGCCGCACAGCAGCATTGGCGCAACCTGACCGAAGCTCCTGTGACAGCCGCTTCCGTCCCGGAAGTACAGTTTTCACTGAGTCTGCGCGGCTATCGCCAGGACGAGGTGGATGCGTATCTCGAAAATGTGCGGGCACGACTCGAAGAGTTGGAACGCGCTGCGGGTATAGAGACCATGCCCCATCAAGCGAGTGCGAACGCCGCGGCTCCAGTTGCTAAAGAAGTTCACCGCCCCCACGTCGAGAATGGGGATGACCGCACCGTGGTTGATGCCGCATCTGTTGATGCACCGTTGAAGGAGGAAAACTAA
- a CDS encoding pseudouridine synthase → MGNDLFSVTTYHPNPIEGISAQRVVLRGTVPNDGVEYLAAEAGDSPFVPGSVLAPGTTLPRPIPAWFHPRVGEESPLLLGMDIPVIAETPDVLVVNKPHGLPSTPNGRFMRACAQTMLRVRREESDLVAIHRLDRLTGGVLVLSRRPETRSYLQTQFQNRTVRKVYEAVSAYRLPHLSQWTRFEVEMTKIPHDPQVKVGQGNGKTTETWVRLLGPVASDQRKEAASWRYEVRPKTGHTHQIRALMNHLGAPLIGDDTYPEYQPRPAEKLDPTMGLQAVELTLCLPGGEEAIFRAPGWELAKKGL, encoded by the coding sequence GTGGGTAATGATCTATTCAGCGTGACCACTTACCATCCGAATCCCATTGAGGGCATCTCCGCCCAGCGTGTTGTCTTACGTGGCACCGTCCCGAATGATGGCGTGGAGTACCTAGCCGCAGAGGCAGGCGACTCGCCGTTTGTCCCGGGTAGCGTTCTAGCTCCGGGTACGACGCTGCCTCGGCCCATACCGGCATGGTTTCACCCGAGGGTCGGAGAGGAATCTCCACTTCTGTTGGGCATGGACATCCCCGTCATCGCGGAAACTCCGGACGTGCTGGTTGTGAATAAGCCACATGGGCTGCCCAGTACTCCGAATGGACGATTCATGCGGGCGTGCGCGCAGACGATGTTGCGTGTACGCCGTGAAGAATCGGATCTTGTTGCGATCCATCGGCTTGACCGTTTGACGGGCGGCGTGTTGGTACTATCCCGACGACCAGAAACGCGCAGTTATTTACAAACTCAGTTTCAAAATCGCACAGTGCGCAAAGTCTATGAAGCGGTATCAGCATACCGACTGCCTCACCTCAGCCAGTGGACACGATTCGAAGTTGAAATGACGAAAATCCCCCACGATCCTCAAGTGAAAGTGGGCCAGGGAAATGGCAAGACCACCGAAACATGGGTGAGATTGCTGGGGCCGGTGGCGTCGGACCAAAGAAAAGAAGCTGCTAGTTGGCGGTACGAAGTGCGACCGAAAACGGGGCACACGCATCAAATTAGGGCGTTGATGAACCACCTAGGCGCGCCGCTTATCGGTGACGATACCTATCCGGAGTATCAGCCTCGACCAGCCGAGAAGTTGGATCCGACGATGGGGTTGCAGGCGGTAGAACTGACCTTGTGCCTGCCCGGTGGGGAAGAGGCGATTTTCCGCGCACCGGGGTGGGAGCTTGCGAAAAAGGGCCTCTAG
- the glgA gene encoding glycogen synthase, translating into MRIAMLTKEYPPEIYGGAGVHVTELVRHMRALETVDVHCMGGPREEQNVYVHGVDPELAKANASVQTLSTGLRMADQLNAGGKVDIVHSHTWYTGLGGHVGALLNEIPHVATAHSLEPHRPWKREQLGGGYLVSSWSEKNAMEKADAVIAVSAKMKDAILDAYPAIDPDRVHIVLNGIDSQLWQPRPTFAEAAEVNGRSVLQELGVDESRPIVSFVGRITRQKGVPHLLRAIRGMNEDIQVVLCAGAPDTPEIEAEVTGLVEELQATRVGVYWVKEMLPKENLQEVLTASDVFLCPSIYEPLGIVNLEAMACGTAVVASDVGGIPEVVVDGTTGTLVHYDANDASGFEEDMAHAVNDLVGDRDKVKAYGQAGRERAVNTFSWATIAEQTVKVYQSLL; encoded by the coding sequence ATGCGAATCGCGATGCTGACCAAGGAATACCCCCCAGAGATCTACGGCGGTGCTGGCGTGCACGTCACCGAATTGGTGAGGCATATGAGGGCACTTGAAACCGTCGACGTCCACTGCATGGGCGGGCCCCGCGAAGAACAGAATGTGTATGTCCATGGAGTCGATCCGGAGCTAGCCAAAGCCAATGCTTCCGTTCAAACCCTCTCCACGGGATTGCGGATGGCCGACCAGTTGAACGCTGGGGGGAAAGTCGACATCGTTCATTCCCATACGTGGTACACGGGACTCGGCGGACACGTTGGAGCATTGCTGAATGAGATTCCCCACGTTGCAACGGCGCATTCCTTGGAACCACACCGCCCTTGGAAGCGCGAACAATTGGGAGGTGGCTATCTAGTTTCTTCGTGGTCAGAGAAAAACGCCATGGAAAAAGCTGATGCGGTGATCGCCGTTTCCGCGAAGATGAAAGATGCCATCTTGGACGCTTACCCGGCAATCGATCCGGACCGCGTTCACATCGTCCTCAACGGTATTGACTCCCAGCTGTGGCAACCGCGCCCAACATTCGCTGAAGCGGCCGAAGTGAACGGTCGCTCTGTGTTGCAGGAACTTGGCGTTGACGAGTCCCGCCCAATTGTTAGCTTCGTCGGCCGGATCACACGGCAGAAAGGTGTCCCTCATCTTCTACGCGCGATTCGCGGAATGAATGAGGACATTCAAGTTGTTCTTTGCGCTGGCGCGCCAGACACTCCAGAGATCGAAGCTGAGGTCACCGGTCTAGTTGAGGAGCTGCAAGCTACCCGAGTTGGCGTGTACTGGGTGAAGGAGATGCTGCCAAAGGAGAATCTGCAAGAAGTACTCACAGCTTCCGATGTGTTCCTCTGCCCTTCGATCTATGAGCCACTCGGCATCGTCAATCTTGAGGCCATGGCGTGTGGCACGGCTGTCGTCGCTTCCGATGTAGGCGGTATTCCCGAGGTGGTAGTCGACGGCACTACGGGCACCTTGGTGCATTATGACGCCAACGATGCATCCGGTTTTGAAGAAGACATGGCCCATGCTGTCAATGACCTCGTAGGCGATCGCGACAAGGTAAAAGCCTATGGCCAGGCTGGTCGCGAACGGGCTGTGAATACATTCAGTTGGGCCACCATCGCCGAACAGACGGTCAAGGTATACCAATCCCTACTGTAG
- the dapE gene encoding succinyl-diaminopimelate desuccinylase, producing MENKKLDLTVDPVQLTADLVDVYSESHHEQKLADLLEPALRAIENVQVVRRGNTLVARTDRGLGDRIVLAGHIDTVPPADNVPSRRGPDPKTGEDTIFGLGSVDMKSGAACYAQAFATLANSPQLTRDMTLVLYEGEEVATEYNGLNHLVNSDPDLLEGKLALLGEPSGGLIEAGCQGTLRVKVTALGTRAHSARSWLGDNALHKLARVLVRVADYQPRDVEVDGLMYKEGLNAVIAESGVATNTIPDEAWAFINFRFAPDRSVEQALEHTFEVLQVGTPEQPAEGFRVEIDDTAAAARPGLDQPSAASLVEATGGNVRAKYGWTDVARFTALGIPAVNFGPGDPSLCHTPEERCPVAQIQQVHTQLVSFLTS from the coding sequence ATGGAAAACAAGAAACTCGATCTCACGGTCGATCCGGTACAGCTCACGGCGGATTTAGTAGATGTTTACAGTGAATCGCATCATGAGCAGAAACTAGCTGACCTGCTGGAACCAGCGTTGCGCGCGATTGAAAACGTGCAGGTAGTTCGTCGCGGAAACACGCTAGTTGCGCGTACGGATCGTGGCTTGGGCGACCGGATTGTGTTGGCTGGGCACATTGATACGGTTCCCCCCGCTGACAATGTGCCCTCTCGCAGGGGACCTGATCCGAAAACGGGGGAGGACACTATCTTTGGACTTGGCAGCGTGGACATGAAGTCCGGCGCCGCATGTTACGCCCAAGCGTTCGCTACCTTGGCGAACTCGCCGCAACTTACCAGGGACATGACACTGGTGTTGTACGAAGGTGAGGAGGTTGCCACGGAGTACAACGGGTTGAACCACCTCGTCAATTCTGATCCTGATTTGTTGGAAGGCAAGCTCGCCCTGCTCGGTGAACCTAGCGGTGGCCTGATCGAAGCTGGATGCCAAGGCACATTGCGCGTGAAGGTAACGGCATTGGGAACGCGTGCTCACTCTGCACGCTCGTGGCTGGGGGATAACGCCCTGCACAAACTGGCCCGAGTATTGGTTCGGGTAGCGGACTACCAACCTCGGGATGTCGAGGTTGATGGCCTCATGTACAAGGAGGGCTTGAACGCAGTCATAGCTGAATCCGGAGTTGCCACGAACACCATCCCCGATGAAGCGTGGGCTTTCATTAATTTCCGTTTTGCCCCGGACCGCAGTGTGGAGCAAGCGCTCGAGCACACCTTTGAGGTATTGCAGGTGGGTACTCCGGAACAGCCAGCGGAAGGATTCCGCGTGGAAATTGACGACACGGCAGCGGCGGCCCGTCCTGGTTTGGATCAGCCTTCTGCTGCCAGCTTGGTTGAAGCCACCGGGGGAAATGTTCGAGCCAAATACGGTTGGACCGATGTAGCCCGCTTCACCGCGCTGGGCATACCTGCTGTGAACTTTGGGCCGGGGGACCCGAGTTTGTGCCACACACCGGAGGAGCGGTGCCCAGTCGCTCAGATCCAGCAGGTTCACACCCAGCTCGTCAGCTTCCTCACCAGTTAG
- a CDS encoding methyltransferase domain-containing protein — protein MLQDVIDLLADPVDGTALSAGDDKWKTLVSESGHNYDIARQGYVTLAGGSGLRYSGDDASMIDARETFLSGGHFAPFVEAVTHSVEEVLDEAGIAPGAKPGIVEIGAGTGYYLAHLLDTVEGARGIGVDVSTAAAKRLAHAHPRVGAVVADAWSRLPIRDESVDAITVIFAPRNAAEFARILKPRGEVVVLTADRGHLSELREPLGILDVEEGKVERMISQASGHLNPVGPSEPVEFTMRLDQASIAAQIGMSPSARHIHQEVLQQRIEALPHVMEVTARALITRLKKS, from the coding sequence ATGCTGCAAGATGTCATCGATCTGCTAGCGGATCCTGTTGACGGCACCGCTTTGTCTGCTGGGGATGACAAGTGGAAAACCCTCGTGTCGGAATCCGGCCATAACTACGACATTGCCCGCCAAGGCTACGTCACATTGGCGGGAGGCTCAGGTCTGAGGTATTCGGGTGATGATGCTTCCATGATCGACGCCCGCGAGACCTTCTTATCAGGTGGCCACTTCGCACCCTTTGTGGAAGCGGTCACGCATTCCGTAGAGGAAGTGCTCGATGAAGCGGGGATCGCACCCGGTGCCAAACCCGGGATTGTGGAAATCGGGGCTGGTACGGGCTATTACTTGGCTCACTTGCTGGATACCGTCGAAGGTGCCCGGGGAATTGGGGTGGACGTTTCCACAGCGGCAGCCAAGCGTTTGGCGCATGCGCATCCACGAGTAGGTGCTGTGGTTGCTGACGCGTGGTCACGCCTGCCGATCCGTGACGAGAGTGTTGATGCGATCACTGTAATCTTCGCTCCACGCAATGCGGCTGAGTTCGCACGCATCCTCAAGCCTCGTGGCGAAGTCGTGGTGCTCACCGCCGATCGGGGGCACTTGTCCGAACTACGAGAACCGCTGGGGATTCTTGATGTTGAAGAGGGCAAGGTTGAGCGAATGATCTCGCAGGCTTCGGGGCACCTCAATCCAGTGGGCCCATCGGAACCCGTTGAGTTCACGATGCGCTTGGATCAAGCTTCGATTGCTGCACAGATTGGTATGAGTCCGTCTGCGCGACACATTCACCAAGAAGTTTTGCAGCAACGAATCGAGGCATTACCGCACGTCATGGAAGTAACGGCCCGTGCGCTCATAACTAGGCTAAAGAAGTCTTAG
- a CDS encoding LOG family protein, whose protein sequence is MTPPSDIRYRGPVILRGRQRSEVETSTTDQRLLRDQQATDWLHTDPWRVMRIQAEFIDGFGALAKIPKAITVFGSARIQEGHPYYETGVKLGEAIHKAGYATITGGGPGLMEAPNRGAQESGGMSIGLGIELPMEQGLNRWVDMGLNFRYFFVRKTMFLKYSQAFICLPGGFGTLDELFESLVMVQTGKIQRFPIILIGTEFWGGLVDWIRSRLVDEGMISPEDVDLFHVTDDPLEAVRICVETHNGQVESLEEEKEKLREQQEQVQRRIDNLTRGDDKGQTERPD, encoded by the coding sequence ATGACTCCCCCTAGTGACATCCGTTACCGTGGCCCCGTGATTTTGCGGGGGCGGCAACGCAGTGAGGTTGAGACCTCTACAACTGATCAGCGACTTCTGCGAGATCAGCAAGCAACCGATTGGTTGCACACCGACCCGTGGCGTGTGATGCGAATTCAGGCGGAATTCATTGATGGCTTTGGGGCTTTGGCGAAGATTCCAAAAGCGATCACAGTTTTTGGTTCCGCCCGAATCCAAGAGGGCCACCCGTACTACGAAACAGGTGTGAAGCTGGGCGAGGCTATTCACAAGGCGGGTTATGCCACGATCACCGGTGGCGGCCCGGGATTGATGGAAGCCCCTAATCGCGGAGCTCAGGAATCTGGCGGTATGTCCATCGGTTTAGGTATTGAGTTACCAATGGAGCAGGGCCTCAACCGATGGGTGGATATGGGCCTAAACTTCCGATACTTCTTCGTGCGTAAGACGATGTTCTTGAAGTACTCGCAGGCTTTCATTTGCCTACCGGGAGGGTTCGGAACTCTCGATGAGCTTTTCGAGTCGCTCGTTATGGTGCAGACAGGCAAGATCCAGCGGTTCCCGATCATTCTGATCGGTACCGAATTCTGGGGTGGCCTAGTCGACTGGATTCGTAGCCGTCTTGTCGACGAGGGCATGATCTCCCCAGAAGACGTGGATCTTTTCCATGTCACCGATGATCCTTTGGAAGCAGTGCGTATCTGTGTCGAGACCCACAATGGGCAGGTGGAATCCCTCGAAGAGGAAAAAGAAAAGTTGCGCGAACAGCAAGAACAAGTGCAACGGAGAATTGATAACCTCACCCGCGGGGACGATAAGGGGCAGACTGAGCGACCAGATTGA